The following DNA comes from Tunturibacter psychrotolerans.
TGACTCCGCTCTACGGGGCTGCGCTTGCGTTCAAGAGGCAGCTGTTCGCGTGGGGATGGTTGAAGCAATTCCATCTTGAGAGCACCGTGATTAGTGTGGGCAGTGTGTCTGCGGGCGGCGCGGGCAAGACACCTGTGGTTCTCATGCTGGCTGAGATTCTGCGGCACCGTGGCTACGCAGTGCGGATCCTGACGCGAGGTTATAAACGCGACTCGGAGGCGATTGCAAGGGTCGAGCCGTTTGACGATGCGAGATGGCATGGAGATGAACCGGTGCTGCTGGCGCAGCGATCGGGAGTGCCGGTGTACGTCGGAGCGGACCGCTATCAGGCCGGCGTGATGGCCGAACAGAGCGAGCCGTCGCAAAAACTTGTTGTGCATCTGCTGGACGATGGATTTCAACATCGGAAACTGGCTCGTGATATCGATATTGTTCTTCTGACGCGGGAGGATGTCGAAGACACGCTGCTGCCCGCTGGCAATCTGCGAGAGCCGCTCGAGGCCGTGGCGGCGGCGGATATCGTGATTCTGCGCGAGGAGGAGGCGGATTCTCTGAGGAGTGTAATCTGCGGATTTAGTGAGTCAAAGGACAAGCCCGCGATCTGGGTGACGCGGCGGCAGCTGAGCCTGGGTGAGGCTGGAGAGGTGGCGCTGCCGACGATGCCGTTTGCTTTTTGCGGAATTGCGAGGCCTGACAGCTTTACGAGAATGCTCGCCGGGCAAGGCTATGAAGCGGTGAAGACAGTCGCCTTTGAAGACCACCACGCTTACACCGAGGCTGATATTTCGCGTCTGATGCACGAGGCACGGGCGGTCGAAGCGAATGGATTTGTGACGACAGAGAAAGATGCCGTAAAGTTGACGCCGATGATGCGAGACCGGCTGGAGATGGTGGGACCCATCGTGGTAGCTCGGCTGCACGTGGAGTTGTTGGACGAGAAAGAGTCGCTGGAGCAGCTGGTGAGCCTGGTGGGCCGGCTGGATCGACGCAAACGCTAGAGATGTTGAAGCGTAAGTCTTACATGAGAAAATCGAGCCTTGGCCATTGAACGCACGCTCTCTTCGTCGCTCGATATCGCAAGCCACGCGGCGGATCGTACGAAGCGTGTGTTGATTGTGCGGATTGGCGCGATGGGAGATGTGCTGCACGCGATGCCGGCGGTGGCTGCGCTTCGCGATCTTCATCCGGAGTGGTTTATCGGATGGGTGATCGAGCCTTTTTGGAGTGTTCTGCTGCAGGCTTCGACGGATCACCATCGAATTGCGCAGGAAGCGAGGCGTAGCGAGAGCAGACCGCTGGTCGATCAGTGGCACCCGTATCCTGCAAGAGAGTGGAAGAGGCGGCCTTTTGCGTTATCTACCCTGAAGGAGATCAACACGGTGCGCCGTGAGTTGCGGGCGGCCGAGTATGACCTGTGCGTCGACATGCAGGGATCGCTCAAGTCTGCTGTTGCGGGGCGAATGGCGGGGGCGCAGGTGTTTGTGGGACCAGCGAAGCCTCGGGAGGCAGCGGCGCGGCGGCTTTACGGGCAACGGGTGACGACCAGCACGACCCATGTGGTCGAGCAGGGATGCGAGTTGCTGGGTGCGGCGGTGGGCGAGACTCTGAAGCCAGCGGCGGTCACGCTTCCTATAAATCCGCAGGCGGAAGCATGGTGTGACAGACTCCTGACTCAGACCTCATCGACCAAGGGCAAGTTCGCCTATCTTGCACCAACGGCTGGATGGGGCGCGAAGCAATGGCCAGCGGAGAGATACGGCGCCGTCGCGGCAGCTTTGGGTCGGGCTGGATACCACGTACTGGTGAATGACCCCCCGGGACATCGGTTCGCCGATGCAGTCGTCGAGGCGAGTGGCGACGTGGCTATTTCGGTTCCCTGCTCGGTCGAGCAGATGATCGCGCTTGTGCGCAGAGCTGGGGTCGTGATCGCAGGGGATACCGGACCGCTGCATCTGGCTGCTGCGCTGGAGCGGCCGGTGGTTGGCTTGTATGGGCCGACCGATCCCGCGAGGAATGGCCCATATATGGCCGATGGCGCAAGGGCGCGAGTGTTGCGGCATGAGTCCAGCACGACAGACCACTCGCGACACTCACGTACCGAATCGGGGTTGATGCAGATAACCGTGGAGGAGGTCGTGGAGGCTGCGCTCGAGTTGCTGCGTACCGGACAGGATAAAGTGAAGGTGTGAGCGAACGAACGAGTTGGCAGAGAATTGCGCGGCGGATTCGCGTGCCGTTGGGATTTGTCTTTGCCGCGGTGTTTCTGTGGCTGGCGCGACCAACCGGGAAGACAATGCTGCTGAGCCTGCTGCTAGTGATTCCGGGTGTGTGGCTGCGGGCCTATGCGGCTGGGTACGTTCGCAAGAATGCCGAGCTGACGTTCACCGGACCTTATGCGTACACGCGGAATCCGCTCTACCTGGGGTCGATGCTGATCGCTTTTGGGTTCGCGGCTGCAGCAGGCAGCTGGGTGATTCTGATTGCGCTGGCGGCGCTGTTTGCGGTCATCTATATTCCCACCATTCAAAGTGAGGAAGGCTATCTGCGGCAGCAGTTTGCGGGCTTCGACGAATATGCGGCGAAGGTGCCGCGCCTGCTGCCACGACTCACGCCGGCGTCGTTTCCGGCCGACCAGAACGCGAGCCTGGGCAGGTTCTCCTGGGGACAGTGGCAACACCACCGCGAGTACAATGCTCTTATGGGTGCTGGCGCAATCTATCTTGCGCTGGCGGTCCGGCTATTTCTCAATCACCATGGGGTGACGGGGGGTCCACGCTGAAGGCGCGGAGGCTGGGGCGGAATGGCCCACAAACTTCAACTCGTGAGAGTGCTGCCCTTTGCTGAAGCCGGAACGGATCTTTCTTGCGTTTGTTTTCCTGATGTCGTGTTCCTTCGACTCGCTCACCGCGAACGCACAGCTTTTGGGGCTGGGACCGAAGCCGGCACCGACGCCAGTGGTCATTCCGACCTTGCAGCCACCGCTGCCGAGTTTTGCCTTCCCTGAAAAACAGACCCTGACCTTTACCGTTGACTGGCGAGTTTTTACGGCAGGCACAGCCGTTTTTCAGATAGAGCAGCAGGGGACGGTGCAGAAGATTACAGCTACGGCCGACTCGACCGGCGCGGTGACGATGTTGTTTCCCGTGGTGGATAAGTTTCAGGCCGGCTTCGACACCAAAACAGGCTGCTCGACCGGCTTCAGCAAGCAGGTGCAGGAGGGGCGGCGGAAGGTATCGAGCGAGCTGAGCTTCGACTATTCGCAAGGTAAGCAGAAACAGGTTGAGAAGAATCTCGTAAAGGGAACGTCGAAGGAGCAGGTAGCGTCGATTCCAGCCTGCGTAACCGACTCGCTCTCAGCAATGTTTTACGCTGCCTCGCAGCCAATGGCCGTGGGCCAGAGTATCCGCCTTCCGTTGGCCGACTCCATGCGTACCGTGACGGTGGCCATGAAGGTGGAATCCAAGGAAGAGATTAAGACACCCGCGGGAACCTTCCAGACGCTCAAAGTCGAGCCCACTGCCGACGAGGGAATCGTGAAGAACCGAGGGCACATCTGGGTGTGGTATACCGACGACGCGCGGCATATGCCGGTGCAGATTCAGGCGCGACTGTTTTGGGGAACGATCACCTTCCACTTGCAGTCGTACGAAACGAAGTAAGACGAAAGACGGCTTTTTGATGACAGATTCAACGCAGGATTCAGGACCGGATCCGGACAAGTTCGTAACTGTGGGCAAGTTTCTCGAGCCTGTGAATGCACAGATGGCGAAGGGGATGCTCGAGTCGGCAGGGATTGAATGTTTTCTTCAGGGCGAGAACGCCAACAGTCTGCTGGCGCTGGCTTTTCGCGCCCGGCTGCTGGTGCACAAGCAGGACGAAGATACAGCGCGCGAGATTCTGGGCGAGGCAGTTGGAGAGCTGACCGGAGACGAGCTAACCGAAGAGGAGCGGCACGAGTTGGAGGCTGGCGATGACAAAGGCTGAAGACAGCCGTCCACGCGCCGTGCTCTGCCTGTCCGGTGGGATGGATTCGAGTGTGTGTGCGGCGCTCGCGGCTCGGGACTACGACGTCTTCGCCGTCCACTTCAGCTACGGCCAGAGGACAGAAGCGCGCGAGTTGCGCTCCTCCCAGGAGGTTGCCCGCATTGTTGGAGTAAAAGAGCTGCTGCACCTGAAGATCGATCTATTCCGGCGGATCGGTGGGTCGGCGTTGACCGATACCGCCATCGCGGTGCCGGTGGCAGGGGATGAGGCGGCCATCGGAAACGAGGTGCCGGTGACCTATGTTCCCTTCCGGAATGCGCATTTCCTCTCGGCAGCAGTGAGTTGGGCCGAGGTTCTGGGCGCAGAGACGGTCTTTATCGGAGCAGTTGAGCAGGACAGCTCCGGCTATCCCGACTGCCGTCCCGCTTACTATGACGCGTTCAATCAGCTGATTAGAATGGGCACCAAAGACGGAAAAATCCAGGTCGCGACACCGTTGATCGAGATGCGCAAGAGCGAGATCGTCCGGCTGGGAGTTGAACTGGGTGCACCGTTCCATGTAAGTTGGTCATGCTATTCCGGCGAGACCAAGGCCTGCGGCGTGTGCGAGAGCTGCGTTCTGCGACTGCGGGCATTTCGTGAAGCCGGCGCGGCCGATCCCATACCGTATGCGGTCCTGTGATCGCCGCATTTTGCATCAAATTGAGTGAATCAAACTAGAGGAAGTACAATCCGCTTCGCAAGAAAGACTTATGCCCAGGTTGATGGGCCAGGAGAAAAGAGCATGAAACGTATCGGATTCAAGATAAGCAGCACCGCGGCAGCCGCTCTGCTGGTAATCCTGGCGATGGCCCAGCCCACTCGCTTGACAGCACAGGCAGCAGCAGCGGCGACGGCAAGTATTCACGGACATGTTCTCAATCCTGCAGGCATCGCCATCACTCATGGCGAAGTTAGACTGACGACGGATCGCTCGTCGGAAGCGAAAGATCGCAAGTATCCGTATAAATTTCCCATCGATCAGAACGGAGACTACAAGGGCACCGGGATAACTCCGGGAAACTATGTCGTATTCGTCTTCCAGGACGACAAGAGCCTGGACTTTAACGAGACTGTTCCAATCGCCAAGGATGAAGACAAGTTGGTGAACTTCGACATGTCTCGTCCCGAGTACATCAGCAAGATGAGTCCGGAAGATCGGAAGGCGCTCGAGGAGTACAAGAAGCGGAACGCCGAAGTAGTCGCCAACAATTCGAAGATTGCGAACCTGAACACTCTGCTGACCCAGGCGCGCGCGGACAATAAGGCAGGAAACTACGACTCGGCGATCACTGCTATGAAGCAGGCCACTGAGAGCAAACCCGACGAGGGAATCCTCTGGGTCACACTGGGAGATGCACAGCTTGGTAGCGGAGAGGCTGCGGCCAAAGCGGCTAAAACGGCAGGTACCTCTGCAAATGATCCCGCGATCCTGCAGAAGTACACCGATGCTGCTACCTCCTACAAAAAAGCGGCTGATTTAAACGCCGCCTCTAAGAAGCCAAACCCCGAGACCTCTGGCGTGGCCTACAACCAGTTGGGCAAAGCAGAAGCGGATCTAGGGGACGCCAAGGCCTCCTCCGACGCCTACGATCAGGCTGCCAAGGCCCAACCGGAGAAGGCGGGAATGTACTACTACAACGAAGCCGCAACGCTCTACAACGCAGGCAAGATGACTGAGGCGGGTGCCGCGGCCGACAAGGCAATCGCAGCCGATCCGAAGAAGGCAGATGCTTATTACATCAAGGGACAGGCACTGATTCCGCTGGCTACCGTCGATCCCAAGACTCAGAAGATCGTGGCCCCCCCGGGCTGCGTTGAGGCTTATCAGGAGTATCTCGAACTGGCACCCGACGGCGCCCATGCTGCAGATGTCAAGGGTATCCTCGAGGGCATTGGGGCACCGGTGAAGTCGAGCTTCAAGGCTGGAAAGAAGTAATCTCTGAAAGAAGTGGAAGGCCCCGGGCGACGCTGCTCGGGGCCTTTTGTTTTTCAGGCTAGTGGCTGAGAGGGAGAAAAGAGTGCAGGCTGCGGCTAGAGTTTTGGGCTTCGACGAAGCTCTCGCAAAAGTGCTGGCGCACGCAGCCGCACTTCCGCGCCCGCAGAGCGAGACGCTTGCATTGATGGCTTGCGCAGACCGCGTGCTGGCGGAGACCATCCTCGCAGATCGTGACCAGCCGCCGTTCGACCGGTCGACCCGCGACGGATTTGCGCTGCGTGCAGCCGATACTGCAGCCCCATTGAAGGTCGTGGGCCAGATAAGGGCCGGCGAGCAGTGGCAGGGCGGCGCACTGGAGCATGGCACTACCGTTGAAATCATGACGGGCGCACCTATTCCGCTCGCCTACGACGCCGTCGTAATGATCGAGCATATCGAACGCGATCAAGACTCGATTCGTCTGACCGCCGGGCGAACGATTCGAAGCGGAGAGAATATCGTTCCGCAGGGGTCGGAGGCCAGGGCGGGGCAATCGGTATTACTCCCTGGAACTGTAATCGAAGGCGCTGAAATCGCGCTTGCGGCGGCTTGCGGGCGCTCAGACCTGCAGGTGTTCCGCAGACCGAGAGTCGCAATCGTCGCCACGGGCGATGAATTAGTGACCTTGAATGCAACCCCTGGACCGCAACAGATTCGAAACTCCAACAGCTATGGGCTGGCGGCGCTTGTGGCGCGCACAGGGGGAGTGCCGGTGCAGATGCCCATCGCTCCGGATCGACGAGCGGAGCTTGAACGAACCATCCGTGCAGCGCGCGACTCTGACCTCATTCTTCTGTCGGGTGGGGTTTCCATGGGCAAGTATGACTTGGTGGAGGAGGTTCTCGAAGGCCTCGGCGCGGAGTTCTTTTTCACCGGAGTGAAGATGCAACCGGGAAAGCCTCTCGTCTTTGGACGGTTGCCGGCCACTGACGAGTTCCCCTCACAATTCTTCTTCGGCCTGCCCGGAAATCCCGTTTCGACGCAGGTGACGTTTCATTGTTTTGTTGAACCACTGCTGCGAGCGATGGGTGGGGCCACCGCGCAGGGGCCGCGCTTCGTGCAGGCGACACTGGCCGAGGATGTCGCCGGGAAGCCCGGCCTGATGCGGGTTTTACCTGCGCGATGGACTGCCGACCGCGTACGGCCGGAGGTGCGGCTCGTGGGGTGGCAGGGGTCTGGCGATCTGGCCGCAAATGCGCGGGCAAACTGCTACGCCGTGCTGCCGCCCGAGAGAGAGCGGTTCGCGGCCGGCGACGTCATTACGGTGCTCTTGCGCTAGATCAGGGCTGCTGCGGTAGGCTTGTGTGATGGATGATGTGGACTACACCTCCGAACGTCTGATCGATGACGACCCCGAGCCTCTCGGCAATGACGCGGACTTTCCGCCCCGAACCCCGGTCCCCTTGCACCTCTCGCACTACGACCGAGCGGGCGAGGCTCACATGGTGGATGTGAGCGAGAAAGCGTTGACGCGACGCGAGGCTGTGGCGGCGGCGTTTGTCGAGCTGTCCGATGCGGTGCTCAACGCGCTGCCGCAGAACCCCAAAGGCAATCCACTCGAGGTCGCGCGATTCGCAGGAATTCAAGCCGCGAAACAAACCTCCAGCTTAATCCCGATGTGTCACCAACTGGCGCTCAGCTACGTGGACGTGCAGGCAAGAGTGGTAGACGGCGGCGTCGCAATAGAGGCGACCGCAGCTACAGTCGCTGGCACAGGCGTGGAGATGGAGGCAATGGTAGCGGCCTCAATTGCAGCGCTGACGGTCTACGACATGACCAAGGCGCTCGACAAAGGAATCCGAATCCGTGAGGTCGTGCTGGTGCGCAAGAGCGGCGGGAAGAGCGGAGACTATCGCCGTCTTTAGGTCAGACAGCAGCCGCGAGGGTGACGGCGAAGAGATGTTGCGGGTCCTGCCAAGAGTTTGTCCGCTTGAAGCCAGCGGAGTCCAGAAGATCCTCAACTGCAGGGGCGGTAAATTTGTAACTGTTCTCGGTATGAATGCTTTCGCCCTGGGCGAAATCGACCGTAAATGCGGGGCCGCTGGCGTTGGCGGGAATATGAACGCGCTGGTCGGCGAGCGATTCCAGATGCATCTCGATCCGGGACTGGGTTGGGTTCCAACAAGCTCGGTGGCGGAAGTTTCGAAGCACAAAGTCCGCGCCAAGATCGCGATTCAGCCGAGTCAGAACGTTCAGATTGAAGGCAGCAGTCACTCCGGCGGCATCGTCGTAGGCGGCAAGCAGCATGGCTGCAGTTTTGTTGGCGTTGGAGCCACCGCTGGGCGCGAGGTCCGTGCCAAGTAGAAGAGTGTCCCCCGGAAGAAGTTGGGCGCGGAGATTGCGAAGGACATCTTTCGCGTCCTCGGGCGTGAAGTTCCCGATACTTGAACCAATGTAGAGGGCCAGCGTTCTCGTCTCAACGAGTCGATTGAGCGGAAGAGCCTCGCGTGTGTAATCAGCAACCTGGCTGCGGACGGCGACGCCGGGAATGTTGGCCAGGATGTTCTCGCTGGCTTCGGCGAGGGCAGTCTCGGAGACGTCAACAGGCTGGTAGACAACGCTTCCCTGCTGGCGTACGGCTTCGGCCAGAAGGATGCCGGTTTTGGTGGCAGTGCCAGCCCCTAGCTCGATAAGGGTGAGTTTTCCTCTTGGCCCCTGCCCAAGCGCAGCTTCGCGAAGAATCTCATCGGCATGTGCCGTGAAGATGCTGCGTTCCGTCCGGGTGAGGTAATACTCAGGGAGTTCGGTGATCTGTTCGAACAGATGCGATCCAAGCTCGTCATAGAACAGCCACGGGGTGAGGGTTTTAGGATTGTTAGAAAGACCGAGGCGTGCCTCGTATCCAACGGCATCAAGAGTACTTATCACCGGCTCGTCTAGCGCGAAGGTCGTTGATGGCACGTTGTGTCCCCCATAAATTGATGGCTGAATGGAAAGTATGACTCAGCGTCGATCCCACCGCTGCGTCGATTTGATGCACCTGGGAGGCGTTTCGTGCCAATTATTCTCTGCTATTTTGACTTCTTTGCAAAGAGAAGTTGATTTACACGAAAGAAAGGTCGATTTACTTGCTCAGATCGAGGTGGGCTATACAACCCCACCTACTGTCCTAGTATCGCCAGCTCGTTACGTCCGCTCCCGCCGGCGCCGTCTTGGCAATTCGATCCATGA
Coding sequences within:
- a CDS encoding methyltransferase family protein; protein product: MSERTSWQRIARRIRVPLGFVFAAVFLWLARPTGKTMLLSLLLVIPGVWLRAYAAGYVRKNAELTFTGPYAYTRNPLYLGSMLIAFGFAAAAGSWVILIALAALFAVIYIPTIQSEEGYLRQQFAGFDEYAAKVPRLLPRLTPASFPADQNASLGRFSWGQWQHHREYNALMGAGAIYLALAVRLFLNHHGVTGGPR
- the egtD gene encoding L-histidine N(alpha)-methyltransferase produces the protein MPSTTFALDEPVISTLDAVGYEARLGLSNNPKTLTPWLFYDELGSHLFEQITELPEYYLTRTERSIFTAHADEILREAALGQGPRGKLTLIELGAGTATKTGILLAEAVRQQGSVVYQPVDVSETALAEASENILANIPGVAVRSQVADYTREALPLNRLVETRTLALYIGSSIGNFTPEDAKDVLRNLRAQLLPGDTLLLGTDLAPSGGSNANKTAAMLLAAYDDAAGVTAAFNLNVLTRLNRDLGADFVLRNFRHRACWNPTQSRIEMHLESLADQRVHIPANASGPAFTVDFAQGESIHTENSYKFTAPAVEDLLDSAGFKRTNSWQDPQHLFAVTLAAAV
- a CDS encoding DUF3108 domain-containing protein — its product is MLKPERIFLAFVFLMSCSFDSLTANAQLLGLGPKPAPTPVVIPTLQPPLPSFAFPEKQTLTFTVDWRVFTAGTAVFQIEQQGTVQKITATADSTGAVTMLFPVVDKFQAGFDTKTGCSTGFSKQVQEGRRKVSSELSFDYSQGKQKQVEKNLVKGTSKEQVASIPACVTDSLSAMFYAASQPMAVGQSIRLPLADSMRTVTVAMKVESKEEIKTPAGTFQTLKVEPTADEGIVKNRGHIWVWYTDDARHMPVQIQARLFWGTITFHLQSYETK
- a CDS encoding glycosyltransferase family 9 protein, translating into MAIERTLSSSLDIASHAADRTKRVLIVRIGAMGDVLHAMPAVAALRDLHPEWFIGWVIEPFWSVLLQASTDHHRIAQEARRSESRPLVDQWHPYPAREWKRRPFALSTLKEINTVRRELRAAEYDLCVDMQGSLKSAVAGRMAGAQVFVGPAKPREAAARRLYGQRVTTSTTHVVEQGCELLGAAVGETLKPAAVTLPINPQAEAWCDRLLTQTSSTKGKFAYLAPTAGWGAKQWPAERYGAVAAALGRAGYHVLVNDPPGHRFADAVVEASGDVAISVPCSVEQMIALVRRAGVVIAGDTGPLHLAAALERPVVGLYGPTDPARNGPYMADGARARVLRHESSTTDHSRHSRTESGLMQITVEEVVEAALELLRTGQDKVKV
- a CDS encoding DUF2007 domain-containing protein, translated to MTDSTQDSGPDPDKFVTVGKFLEPVNAQMAKGMLESAGIECFLQGENANSLLALAFRARLLVHKQDEDTAREILGEAVGELTGDELTEEERHELEAGDDKG
- a CDS encoding molybdopterin molybdotransferase MoeA, with product MQAAARVLGFDEALAKVLAHAAALPRPQSETLALMACADRVLAETILADRDQPPFDRSTRDGFALRAADTAAPLKVVGQIRAGEQWQGGALEHGTTVEIMTGAPIPLAYDAVVMIEHIERDQDSIRLTAGRTIRSGENIVPQGSEARAGQSVLLPGTVIEGAEIALAAACGRSDLQVFRRPRVAIVATGDELVTLNATPGPQQIRNSNSYGLAALVARTGGVPVQMPIAPDRRAELERTIRAARDSDLILLSGGVSMGKYDLVEEVLEGLGAEFFFTGVKMQPGKPLVFGRLPATDEFPSQFFFGLPGNPVSTQVTFHCFVEPLLRAMGGATAQGPRFVQATLAEDVAGKPGLMRVLPARWTADRVRPEVRLVGWQGSGDLAANARANCYAVLPPERERFAAGDVITVLLR
- a CDS encoding tetratricopeptide repeat protein, giving the protein MKRIGFKISSTAAAALLVILAMAQPTRLTAQAAAAATASIHGHVLNPAGIAITHGEVRLTTDRSSEAKDRKYPYKFPIDQNGDYKGTGITPGNYVVFVFQDDKSLDFNETVPIAKDEDKLVNFDMSRPEYISKMSPEDRKALEEYKKRNAEVVANNSKIANLNTLLTQARADNKAGNYDSAITAMKQATESKPDEGILWVTLGDAQLGSGEAAAKAAKTAGTSANDPAILQKYTDAATSYKKAADLNAASKKPNPETSGVAYNQLGKAEADLGDAKASSDAYDQAAKAQPEKAGMYYYNEAATLYNAGKMTEAGAAADKAIAADPKKADAYYIKGQALIPLATVDPKTQKIVAPPGCVEAYQEYLELAPDGAHAADVKGILEGIGAPVKSSFKAGKK
- the lpxK gene encoding tetraacyldisaccharide 4'-kinase; protein product: MKIRRPWLLPLTPLYGAALAFKRQLFAWGWLKQFHLESTVISVGSVSAGGAGKTPVVLMLAEILRHRGYAVRILTRGYKRDSEAIARVEPFDDARWHGDEPVLLAQRSGVPVYVGADRYQAGVMAEQSEPSQKLVVHLLDDGFQHRKLARDIDIVLLTREDVEDTLLPAGNLREPLEAVAAADIVILREEEADSLRSVICGFSESKDKPAIWVTRRQLSLGEAGEVALPTMPFAFCGIARPDSFTRMLAGQGYEAVKTVAFEDHHAYTEADISRLMHEARAVEANGFVTTEKDAVKLTPMMRDRLEMVGPIVVARLHVELLDEKESLEQLVSLVGRLDRRKR
- the queC gene encoding 7-cyano-7-deazaguanine synthase QueC — encoded protein: MTKAEDSRPRAVLCLSGGMDSSVCAALAARDYDVFAVHFSYGQRTEARELRSSQEVARIVGVKELLHLKIDLFRRIGGSALTDTAIAVPVAGDEAAIGNEVPVTYVPFRNAHFLSAAVSWAEVLGAETVFIGAVEQDSSGYPDCRPAYYDAFNQLIRMGTKDGKIQVATPLIEMRKSEIVRLGVELGAPFHVSWSCYSGETKACGVCESCVLRLRAFREAGAADPIPYAVL
- the moaC gene encoding cyclic pyranopterin monophosphate synthase MoaC translates to MDDVDYTSERLIDDDPEPLGNDADFPPRTPVPLHLSHYDRAGEAHMVDVSEKALTRREAVAAAFVELSDAVLNALPQNPKGNPLEVARFAGIQAAKQTSSLIPMCHQLALSYVDVQARVVDGGVAIEATAATVAGTGVEMEAMVAASIAALTVYDMTKALDKGIRIREVVLVRKSGGKSGDYRRL